A genomic region of Miscanthus floridulus cultivar M001 chromosome 3, ASM1932011v1, whole genome shotgun sequence contains the following coding sequences:
- the LOC136547337 gene encoding 10 kDa chaperonin, mitochondrial-like produces the protein MAKRLLPSLNRVLVEKLVQPKKTAGGILLPETSKQLNAAKVVAVGPGERDKAGNLIPVALKEGDTVLLPEYGGTEVKLAADKECLLFREHDILGTLVD, from the exons ATGGCGAAGAGGCTGCTCCCGTCGCTGAACCGGGTGCTGGTGGAGAAACTGGTGCAGCCCAAGAAGACCGCCGGCGGCATCCTCCTCCCGGAAACATCCAAGCAG CTGAATGCTGCTAAAGTGGTGGCTGTTGGCCCTGGTGAGCGTGACAAGGCAGGCAATCTGATCCCAGTTGCTCTGAAGGAAGGCGACACTGTTCTTCTGCCTGAGTATGGTGGAACTGAAGTCAAGCTTGCGGCTGATAAAGA GTGCCTCCTCTTCAGAGAGCATGACATTTTGGGCACACTTGTGGACTGA